The Triplophysa dalaica isolate WHDGS20190420 chromosome 18, ASM1584641v1, whole genome shotgun sequence genome includes the window ATTCTTGGATCCGAGGCTTCAAAACCAGCTCGATTTAGGTAGTGTCCTGTGACTGCATCTGGAATCTGAAACCAAGACCATCTGTTAACAGTGCACTTCACAATACTTCATCATTAACCAAAATACATACAGGAATCATGAATGAACTCACTGTGGGGGTGTAGTCCTCCAACTGCATCAGGAAGTCAGCCAGAGGTGTAGTTGAGACGACGGGCTTTACATCGCCATTGGCGATTCCTGATGGCACATATACGCCGTTTGATACAGCAGAGTCGGATGATGGGGTTGCCATGGCAGCCGAGGTGGAAACTGTGAGGAGACAAAAGTACGACAGACGTTCATACACACGCTAAAGTTACACACATTAAATAAACCACCAAAATGACAATACTCTTAACTTTATGAAGTGACAAGCTGTATACGTCATTGGAAGGCAAACAGGTTCCTCTTTCTAACGTTAAGTGGGTTAAGGCAGCAATCTGAAAATGGTTGCACAGAAGAAACATTCCACACACCATTCGTGCTCCCGACCCCAGGGATGCTGCTCGAGTTTGCAGATGCGCTGTTCGGGACGCAGTTGCTGCTGGAGATGGATGTGCTGGATGCTGCTCCCGCCAGTCCTGCTTGCGGAAGATCCACGTTCATATTTATAGTGTAAAGTAAGCTGCCCTGTTTGAATATAGCGGGCGTAACAATCTTATTCTATTCCGTTTAAGTCAAAGTTGGGTGGTGCGATCTCTTGGGCATTTAAAGACGCGAGTTTAGCGACAATTCAACCTCAGGAGAAAAATATTTACGCGAGAGGTTTGTCACGTGATTAACACTTCCGTGTGCAACGAGTAATACAGGCCGAAATGCTTTGATCAATAGTTCCTGCACACGGAACTTGGCTGTACGTGTAAATAAAGCTCACATCTTGCTATGTATGTTTACTAGCTACagtaatatacatatataatatatataatgtttttaatggcaTAATTAGAAATATATCCTATTAAAAATACATAGCTGCTGACTGTCGCAGGTTATAAGATGCTGCAATAGCTCCACCTGGTGTTCACATTTGTTAGTTACGTCATTTTAATTGTTCAAGGCATTGTGAGAGCTTTACACACGAGTCATTTTCAGGTGATTCTTTGTGTTGGCAACCAAAATTCTTGAATAGAACAGAgcaacaaatatttacatgtttatatggtaaatatgaataaatgtatacgtcaaaaaaaatttaaacattgaaaaaaaaaatttttttacttGAATCATCTTGTAATAGactattatttacatttaagatacaTGAAGGTATAACATACAATCACATAGTGACACATCAAAAAGACAAAAGCTTccaaattaaaagtattttattgtcacaagaataattatacattttagtaagaaaatccaaaataaatgtgcataTTATAGAAGCCACATAACAACATGTGTTAGCATGTAGAATGTATAATACCATAGCCACTATATTATAAACTGACATTGAGACCGTGTGGAATCAAGATGGTTCAAGGTCCTTTCAACCCTTCTCAGATAAATGGAATGAAGAAACTGTATCTCATTTTTCTGGCCAATAAAAAATGAGATTTCCGAGTTGTCTGCCATGGAATGATATTTTCTTGGaagtataaatgtctttctttcagGTGATACTGCACAAGCCGTGTGGGAATAATTCAGATATgcaattttaattgtttatctattttttttaattagttgACTTATTACCTAATGGTTTCTTTTAAGTGTAATAACAACAGTTAAATAGACTCAACACTGTACATCGGTGATGTTTAGACCAAATTCTAAAAAGCCTTtatatgttataataataatttagatGACCTTCTTTTTAAACTGTTGATAAGAAATGTTATCATATGGGATTCAAGGATATTTACATTGGAACGATGCACCTAACACAGTATTTTGGACATTTGGCACAACATAACAACGAAAGAGCCAAAATCCCTCAAAAAGGAATGACAGAACCGTTTATGGCGTTCAACAGAATTCAATTTGCTGTTGTCTCAGACTCTCGTTCACCAAACACTAACATGTATGTTACTACATTTACCCTTTAATACCCAatattctaaatattttaaactggaaCAGCAGCAAACAAAGTAAAAGGGAAATATGGACGGCTATACAACAAGAACAGAAGATAGGGAGACAAATATTCATACATCGATTGTTCCAACAGAACTAGTGAACAAACAAGACTATTTAGCAGTGACTCagaacataaaa containing:
- the taf10 gene encoding transcription initiation factor TFIID subunit 10, which encodes MNVDLPQAGLAGAASSTSISSSNCVPNSASANSSSIPGVGSTNVSTSAAMATPSSDSAVSNGVYVPSGIANGDVKPVVSTTPLADFLMQLEDYTPTIPDAVTGHYLNRAGFEASDPRIIRLISLASQKFISDIANDALQHCKMKGTASGSSRNKAKDKKYTLTMEDLTPALAEYGVNVKKPYYFI